The DNA window CATGATCCTCATCTTATCTGAATGAAAACATATTAGAATTATATAGGTCTTGCCTCGAGGTTAAACTTGCGACGAATAGAAGAACGAtaagaatatgaaaaccaaGGTGCTAGGAAATTTCCACCAAGAAATGAATTCCCAATCAAGTATAGGCCTGAGTAAGGCAAACAGTGACTTGCGAAAGATGTAGGAGATGAACCAAGTCTTTCCACATTGCTTGCATAGAGTACACAAGGAGCCACAGTTCCAAGAAGACCTGATTCATTATTAGCAAACCTGATTCATATCAGAAATCTGCATCTGTGGTTATCAAATTGAAAACAGAAATCATAAAGATGACCCTCATCATTATTAGCAAACATGATTCATATCAGAAATCTGCATCTGTGGTTATCATAAAGATGACCCTCATCATTATTAGCAAACATGATTCATATCAGAAATCTGCATCTGTGATTATCAAATTGAAAACAGAAATCATAAAGATGACCCTCatcattattaataaacatGATTCATATCAGAAATCTGCATCTGTGATTATCAAATTGAAAACAGAAATCATAAAGATGACCCTCATCATTATTAGCAAACATGATTCATATCATAAATCTGCATCTGTTATTGTCAAATTGAAAGAAGAAATCataaagaagaccttcatcatTATTAACCCATATCAGAAATCTGCATCTGTGACTACTATCAAATTGAAAGCAGAAATCATAACAGACTTTGCATGATTACAATCCTAATCCATTACAGAGGAGAGCATTTCTTTAACTGTTTTCCAAATCATAATGTGGGAGCTAGACCTTTCAATTAGTAGTCCTGCTCCATAGAAATATAATTGAATGAACTGAATGTCCAAGCAAAACACTAAGAAATAGAAGGAATTGTCTTCACAGTTCATCAACTGATCATAATTGAAGCTGAATAATGAATACTTACAAACTTCGAAATCGCTGCTGCAGAATTCATCACTGCGGCCTAAACAATTGAATAAAGTGGAGTCCCACTGATTCCGATGATTCGGATCGCAGCTCGTTCTTACGTGACCTAACGAGTGGCCTTCGGCTGTCCAAGTAATGGTGCCAGGACCTAAATGAGAAGAAAGCGGAGGATGCACTAGTTTGGCTGTTGCCAACGGCGAAGAAGATGCAGTTGTTTCATAGAGTTTCCTCTTATCGTCAGATTGAAGATCTTTCTCCCAAAGAAGACTCGATTCCTCAGAATT is part of the Impatiens glandulifera chromosome 1, dImpGla2.1, whole genome shotgun sequence genome and encodes:
- the LOC124914944 gene encoding cell number regulator 8-like translates to MGNSEESSLLWEKDLQSDDKRKLYETTASSSPLATAKLVHPPLSSHLGPGTITWTAEGHSLGHVRTSCDPNHRNQWDSTLFNCLGRSDEFCSSDFEVCLLGTVAPCVLYASNVERLGSSPTSFASHCLPYSGLYLIGNSFLGGNFLAPWFSYSYRSSIRRKFNLEGGCESAVRSCGVCGDFVAEEDIIEQCERVCDFGTHVFCHACALCQEGREIRRRIPHPGFTSQPVLFMIPPGEQIMARLS